One Xiphophorus maculatus strain JP 163 A chromosome 10, X_maculatus-5.0-male, whole genome shotgun sequence genomic region harbors:
- the LOC102219373 gene encoding alpha-tectorin-like isoform X40 yields the protein MAGRILLPLLLLSATAGVATQTTTASETTQAGISTQRQAGVSTQSQAGISTQRQAGVSTQSQAGLSTQRQAGVSTQSQAGVSTQSQAGISTQRQAGVSTQSQAGISTQRQAGVSTQSQAGLSTQRQAGVTSQSQAGMTNQSQAGLSTQRQAGVSTQSQAGVTNQSQAGLSTQQQAGVSTQSQAGFSTQRQAGVSTQSQAGLSTQQQAGVSTQSQAGFSTQRQAGVSTQSQAGVTNQSQAGLSTQRQAGVTSQSQAGLSTQQQAGVSTQSQAGFSTQRQAGVSTQSQAGVTNQSQAGFSTQRQAGVSTQSQAGVTNQSQAGFSTQRQAGVSTQSQAGLSTQQQAGVSTQSQAGLSTQRQAGVSTQSQAGLSTQRQAGVSTQSQAGMTNQSQAGLSTQQQAGVSTQSQAGLSTQRQAGVSTQSQAGVTNQSQAGLSTQRQAGVSTQSQAGLSTQRQAGVSTQSQAGLSTQQQAGVSTQSQAGVSTQSQAGMSTQSQAGVSTQRQAGVTPQSQGPLYPIAGTISSQSDDGSSPAISLLRSFNYFGQSYSQIYVNHNGDLTFDAPWYSYTPQRFPMYGSKDVIAPFWTDLDNRGNGDIYYIQYTSGSILQQVTQDINRYFPALNFQANWVFIATWHEVAYFPTTGTQTTFQAVLTTNGQYSFVLMNYGSIASTSRYVQAGYDTISSSHHFTIPGSFSSDATGPNSTFSLGSNVNVPGRWAFRVDHGSLVCNFNGQPVQLGDSFWSDSTCAQKCICTRAGLQCSNNPCSFSQICRPAAFQYSCQTVQRQTCTVTGDPHYYTFDNSVFHFQGTCTYVLSEQCQNGLPYYRVEGKNGHQGSTHVSWTVLVKVFVHDENIELVKGHQSQAKVNGSFVSTPFSLRNGSIQVYQSGFSVIISTDFGLMVSYDRFLYVRISLPYTYQNSTCGLCGNFNNRPEDDFRTREGEVVSSDVDFANSWKAAGDDEPGCDPHCSGLACAGCTAAQTALYRNSAHCGILENSTGPFAACHQQLPPRSFVDSCVYDLCVSGGYQPILCQALNVYSSQCQQNGIQPQSWRRSGFCEIPCPANSHFEAQGTGCPSTCVNPNSTNNCPLPNQESCVCNSGYLLSGGVCVPHSDCGCSFEGHYYRSGETVILDADCGRRCTCRFGSMTCSSHTCGQHESCRVEDGVRGCRPNSFATCWTRGPGSYNTFDGVMYQYPGACRLTLAKVMGSSDRTHFMITVEKVPQGPQGFSNVLKFEAQGTQVAIEMSNTSTVKVDGQLTRLPFSSGSNRIRIFQSSTHSVILRTAFGVTLQTVWPHFVRVTAPGVYSGLLGGLCGNYNADQNDDFRTPNGTLVTDSQMFGDSWRDGSLADHCVESRPRNPATNLRSSEYCGVLTSPTGPFTSCWAAVNPWQQVDACVEILQGSRDPASTLCEVLRDYALMCQHNDGSLGQWRNATGCVPTCPSNSHYELCGSSCPSSCPSLSFPFTCDTQCQEGCQCNDGFVLNGNQCVPPTSCGCFHDGRYRQAGEQFWDGEACQSFCTCNGVTGVVQCSPNSCGPQESCHVVGGEFGCHPNPHGTCSASGDPHYLTFDGKAYDFQGTCRYVLATVCNDTVDLHQFSVKAKNEPWFGLPVSITAEVVVDVLGYEVRMSRGNIGTVEVNGITRNLPIVFNGSLSIFGSGSQTFVNAAFGLSVMYDGSSTVSISVPPSYRGNMCGLCGNFNGNQTDDFHTPSGALSNTADAFGAAWKVPGNHTCSDGCGSSCAQCNDDRSARAQCEVIRAADGPFSFCHEEVDPAPYFSDCVFDVCVSGNRGSDLLCRALETYVSACQSANVRIYPWRQNTTCRTECPANSHYELCGTDCGHTCASSIDAACDHVCSEGCFCDEGFSRSGTSCVPVESCGCQHDGFYFNAGESFWTDGCSQQCECQAPNVLICSPSSCTPTQECTIRDGQLGCYDAMSTCTVLGDPHYITFDGALTHFQGSCSYVITESLRHSNNETQYKVVATNKHRGNNFVSFVSSVDIFLSNHPESAHVRLGPNKRVKVNGAEVSLPTTAGTFGQVMRQGSYIVFNAADVVVQFDGSSTLLVRMGRNYQNRVSGMCGNFNGDPNDDKVLPNGTLAQNDNQFGHSWKSETSQEGCGSTDQRSGDGLSDCRFIEEYKELCRVITNTSGPFSSCHLHSNPQPFFTSCVYDLCLYTPANGMLCSAVSAYEKTCTNLGLSIPNWRSPLRCAETDPCEQLDCAEYEWCGKKNGVYGCFCDEQHHRPNNESYDSNIECSSSSGTMSVSRCQLFEAGFHSSALHLHDSSCNGTLQDGRLIFHFDNDGHLCGTALRSNGTHFMYENTIQGHVDPHGGLISRERNLHLDFSCVYPLAQALSMAVGINPVESILRKKLPVGTGSYSVRMIPYEDEGFHFPLSTNGNIELEVDQMFYMEVRTEGVDQRQFATVLDSCWATPVNQANYPVRWDLIASQCPNPEDGTVEVIQNGVSTVSRFSFRMFSFTNHTQIYLHCSVHLCLLRNNNCRAHCYPGYHTLFKRDVSYHDSSALSIGPLVLVAQPNTGGLIQRNGVNRKISTSDGTGHLASIVTLIVSLLMTRILVN from the exons ctGGATTGTCAACTCAACAACAAG ctGGAGTGTCAACTCAAAGTCAAG ctgGATTTTCAACTCAGCGTCAAG ctGGAGTGTCAACTCAAAGTCAAG ctGGAGTGACAAATCAAAGTCAAG ctgGATTTTCAACTCAGCGTCAAG ctGGAGTGTCAACTCAAAGTCAAG ctGGAGTGACAAATCAAAGTCAAG ctgGATTTTCAACTCAGCGTCAAG ctGGAGTGTCAACTCAAAGTCAAG ctGGATTGTCAACTCAACAACAAG ctGGAGTGTCAACACAAAGTCAAG ctgGATTGTCAACTCAGCGTCAAG ctGGAGTGTCAACTCAAAGTCAAG ctgGATTGTCAACTCAGCGTCAAG ctGGAGTGTCAACTCAAAGTCAAG ctGGAATGACAAATCAAAGTCAAG ctgGATTGTCAACTCAACAACAAG ctGGAGTGTCAACACAAAGTCAAG ctgGATTGTCAACTCAGCGTCAAG ctGGAGTGTCAACTCAAAGTCAAG ctGGAGTGACAAATCAAAGTCAAG ctgGATTGTCAACTCAGCGTCAAG ctGGAGTGTCAACACAAAGTCAAG ctgGATTGTCAACTCAGCGTCAAG ctGGAGTGTCAACTCAAAGTCAAG ctGGATTGTCAACTCAACAACAAG ctGGAGTGTCAACTCAAAGTCAAG ctGGAGTGTCAACTCAAAGTCAAG CTGGAATGTCAACTCAAAGTCAAG ctgGAGTATCAACTCAGCGTCAAG CTGGAGTGACACCTCAAAGTCAAG gaCCCCTCTACCCAATTGCTGGAACAATAAGCTCTCAATCAGATGATGGAAGCTCACCTGCAATTTCACTCCTACGATCCTTTAACTATTTTGGACAGTCTTACTCTCAGATTTAC GTGAACCACAACGGAGATCTGACCTTTGATGCACCATGGTATAGTTATACTCCTCAACGTTTTCCAATGTATGGAAGCAAAGACGTCATTGCTCCGTTCTGGACTGATTTAGACAACAGAGGAAATGGTGATATCTACTATATTCAGTACACCAGCGGCTCTATTCTCCAACAAGTTACACAGGACATCAATAGATACTTCCCAGCTCTTAACTTTCAGGCAAACTGGGTCTTCATAGCAACATGGCATGAAGTTGCCTATTTTCCAACAACTGGAACA CAAACAACCTTTCAGGCAGTCTTGACTACCAATGGCCAATATTCATTTGTGCTGATGAATTATGGCTCAATAGCCTCCACGTCAAGATATGTACAG GCTGGATACGATACGATCAGTTCCTCTCACCACTTCACCATCCCTGGATCATTCTCTAGTGACGCAACCGGACCTAACTCAACTTTTAGTCTTGGCAGTAATGTCAACGTACCCGGTCGCTGGGCCTTCCGTGTCGATCATGGATCATTAGTCTGTAATTTTAATG gtcaACCTGTTCAACTTGGTGACTCTTTCTGGAGTGACAGCACCTGTGCACAGAAATGCATCTGCACCAGAGCAGGGCTGCAATGCTCCAACAATCCCTGCTCCTTCTCCCAAATCTGTCGGCCAGCTGCCTTTCAGTACTCCTGCCAGACTGTGCAAAGACAAACCTGCACCGTCACTGGAGATCCACATTACTACACCTTTGACAACTCAGTGTTTCACTTTCAAGGCACATGCACTTACGTTCTGTCAGAGCAGTGTCAGAACGGACTGCCCTACTACAGAGTGGAGGGGAAGAATGGGCATCAGGGTAGCACTCATGTTTCATGGACAGTACTGGTCAAAGTCTTTGTTCATGATGAAAATATCGAGCTGGTTAAAGGACATCAAAGTCAGGCCAAG GTCAACGGAAGCTTTGTATCAACTCCGTTTTCCCTCAGAAACGGCTCTATCCAGGTTTATCAGTCAGGTTTCTCTGTGATCATCAGCACTGACTTTGGCCTGATGGTTTCTTATGACAGGTTTTTATATGTCCGAATCAGTTTGCCCTACACTTACCAAAATAGCACATGTGGGCTCTGCGGAAACTTCAACAATCGCCCTGAGGATGACTTTCGAACCCGTGAAGGTGAAGTGGTGAGCTCTGATGTGGATTTTGCCAACAGCTGGAAAGCTGCTGGTGATGATGAGCCTGGCTGTGATCCTCATTGTTCAGGTCTGGCCTGTGCTGGCTGCACAGCAGCTCAGACAGCACTGTACAGAAACTCTGCCCACTGTGGTATTCTTGAGAACAGCACAGGTCCGTTTGCTGCATGCCATCAACAACTTCCTCCAAGATCTTTTGTGGACAGCTGTGTGTATGATCTCTGTGTCAGTGGAGGGTATCAACCCATTCTGTGCCAAGCCCTAAATGTCTACTCAAGTCAGTGTCAACAAAATGGGATCCAGCCGCAAAGCTGGCGGCGTTCTGGCTTCTGTG AAATCCCCTGCCCAGCCAATAGCCACTTTGAGGCCCAGGGTACAGGATGTCCATCTACATGTGTCAACCCCAATTCCACCAACAACTGCCCCCTCCCAAACCAAGAGAGCTGTGTCTGCAATTCAGGCTACCTCCTGAGTGGAGGGGTCTGTGTCCCTCATTCTGACTGTGGCTGCAGCTTTGAGGGTCACTACTACCGCTCAGGAGAAACTGTCATACTGGATGCAGACTGTGGGAGGCGCTGTACATGCAGATTTGGCTCCATGACTTGCAGCTCTCACACCTGTGGCCAACATGAGTCCTGCAGGGTGGAGGATGGAGTAAGAGGTTGCAGACCAAACAGCTTTGCAACATGTTGGACAAGAGGCCCAGGATCATACAATACATTTGATGGAGTGATGTATCAGTACCCTGGAGCATGTCGCCTGACCCTTGCCAAAGTTATGGGATCCTCTGATCGCACACACTTCATGattactgtggaaaaagttcctCAGGGGCCACAGGGTTTCTCTAATGTGCTAAAATTTGAGGCACAGGGAACACAAGTTGCTATTGAGATGTCAAATACTAGCACCGTTAAG GTTGATGGCCAACTGACCAGACTGCCATTCAGCTCTGGATCCAACAGAATCCGTATCTTCCAAAGCAGCACTCACAGTGTCATCCTTCGCACAGCCTTTGGTGTAACTCTGCAGACTGTCTGGCCTCATTTTGTCCGTGTCACTGCACCAGGTGTCTACAGTGGTTTATTAGGTGGACTTTGTGGAAACTACAATGCTGACCAGAATGACGATTTCCGTACACCCAATGGTACTCTAGTCACTGACTCCCAGATGTTTGGGGACAGTTGGCGAGATGGCTCCCTGGCAGATCACTGTGTGGAAAGCAGACCTCGTAATCCTGCAACCAATTTACGTTCCAGTGAGTACTGTGGAGTTCTTACTTCACCCACTGGGCCCTTTACATCATGCTGGGCTGCAGTGAACCCCTGGCAGCAGGTAGATGCATGTGTAGAAATCCTCCAAGGCTCCAGAGATCCAGCATCAACGCTGTGTGAGGTCCTCCGAGATTATGCACTGATGTGTCAACATAACGATGGATCCTTGGGACAGTGGAGGAATGCAACTGGCTGTG TACCAACCTGTCCATCAAACAGTCATTATGAACTCTGTGGAAGTTCATGTCCGTCTTCCTGCCCCAGCCTCTCCTTCCCCTTCACCTGTGACACTCAGTGCCAGGAGGGATGCCAGTGTAATGATGGGTTTGTCCTCAATGGTAACCAGTGTGTGCCTCCAACATCCTGTGGATGCTTTCATGATGGACGATATCGGCAAGCTGGAGAACAGTTCTGGGATGGAGAAGCATGTCAGAGCTTTTGCACCTGTAATGGTGTAACTGGTGTAGTCCAATGTTCCCCAAATTCATGTGGACCTCAGGAGTCCTGCCATGTTGTGGGGGGTGAGTTTGGCTGCCATCCCAACCCTCATGGCACCTGCTCGGCCTCTGGAGACCCTCACTACCTGACCTTTGATGGCAAGGCTTATGACTTCCAGGGAACCTGCCGCTATGTTCTGGCAACAGTGTGCAATGACACTGTGGACCTTCACCAGTTTTCTGTGAAAGCAAAGAATGAACCGTGGTTTGGACTGCCAGTTTCTATCACGGCTGAAGTGGTTGTTGATGTCTTGGGCTATGAAGTGCGTATGTCGAGAGGCAACATTGGTACTGTGGAG GTGAATGGAATCACAAGAAACCTGCCCATTGTTTTCAATGGAAGCCTGTCAATTTTTGGAAGTGGATCTCAAACATTTGTCAACGCAGCTTTTGGACTGAGCGTCATGTATGATGGAAGTAGCACAGTGTCCATTTCGGTGCCCCCAAGCTACAG AGGAAACATGTGTGGACTTTGTGGAAACTTCAATGGAAATCAAACTGATGATTTCCACACTCCAAGTGGAGCATTGTCCAACACTGCAGATGCTTTTGGGGCAGCTTGGAAGGTTCCTGGAAACCACACCTGTAGTGACGGCTGTGGCTCTTCATGCGCACAATGCAATGATGACCGATCTGCCAGGGCCCAGTGTGAGGTGATCCGGGCAGCTGACGGCCCCTTCAGCTTCTGCCACGAGGAGGTGGATCCAGCACCATATTTCAGTGACTGCGTCTTTGATGTCTGCGTGTCGGGAAATCGAGGCAGTGATCTCCTGTGCAGGGCTCTAGAGACATACGTCAGTGCCTGTCAGTCTGCTAATGTCCGAATCTACCCTTGGAGACAAAACACCACTTGCA gaACTGAGTGCCCAGCCAACAGCCATTATGAGCTGTGTGGAACAGACTGCGGCCACACCTGTGCCAGCAGCATTGATGCTGCCTGTGACCATGTTTGCTCTGAGGGATGTTTCTGTGATGAAGGTTTTTCCAGGAGTGGAACAAGCTGTGTGCCTGTGGAGAGCTGTGGCTGTCAGCATGACGGCTTCTATTTCAAT GCCGGTGAGTCCTTCTGGACAGACGGTTGCTCCCAACAGTGTGAATGTCAAGCGCCCAATGTCCTGATCTGCAGTCCCTCATCATGCACTCCTACACAAGAGTGCACCATCAGAGATGGCCAGCTGGGCTGTTACGACGCCATGTCTACCTGTACTGTATTGGGTGACCCACACTACATCACCTTCGATGGAGCCCTAACTCATTTCCAGGGATCATGCTCTTACGTCATCACTGAAAGCTTGAGACACAGCAACAATGAAACTCAGTACAAAGTCGTGGCCACCAACAAGCACAGAGGAAACAACTTTGTGTCTTTCGTGTCATCAGTTGATATATTCCTCTCAAATCATCCAGAGAGTGCTCATGTCAGACTCGGACCGAACAAGAGAGTCAag GTAAATGGAGCAGAGGTTTCTCTTCCCACCACTGCAGGAACTTTTGGTCAGGTGATGAGGCAGGGAAGTTACATAGTGTTTAATGCTGCTGATGTCGTAGTCCAGTTTGATGGCTCCAGTACTTTACTGGTCAGGATGGGCCGCAACTACCAGAACAGAGTTAGTGGAATGTGTGGGAACTTCAATGGTGATCCCAATGATGACAAAGTTTTGCCCAATGGTACTTTGGCCCAAAACGACAACCAGTTTGGCCACAGCTGGAAATCAGAGACAAGCCAAGAAGG ATGTGGATCCACTGATCAGAGAAGTGGTGATGGACTAAGTGACTGCCGCTTCATAGAAGAatacaaagaactctgcagagTCATCACCAACACCAGTGGCCCATTCAGTTCTTGTCACCTGCATTCAAACCCCCAACCAtttttcacttcctgtgtttacGATCTCTGCCTCTATACACCAGCCAATGGCATGCTGTGTTCTGCTGTCTCTGCTTATGAGAAAACCTGCACCAATTTGGGCCTTAGCATCCCCAACTGGCGCTCTCCTTTGCGTTGTG CTGAGACTGACCCCTGTGAACAGCTGGACTGCGCAGAGTATGAGTGGTGTGGTAAGAAAAATGGTGTGTACGGCTGCTTCTGTGACGAGCAACATCATCGACCCAACAATGAGAGCTACG ACTCAAACATTGAATGCTCCAGCAGTTCTGGCACCATGTCAGTGTCTCGCTGCCAGCTGTTTGAAGCGGGCTTCCACTCCAGTGCTCTCCATCTCCATGACAGCTCTTGCAACGGGACTCTCCAGGACGGACGACTCATCTTCCATTTTGACAATGACGGCCATCTGTGTGGGACAGCTCTTAGG AGCAATGGAACTCACTTCATGTATGAGAACACTATTCAAGGGCATGTGGATCCTCATGGAGGTTTGATTAGCCGTGAGAGGAATCTTCATCTGGATTTCTCCTGTGTTTACCCTCTGGCTCAGGCTCTGTCAATGGCTGTGGGCATCAACCCTGTGGAGAG CATTTTGAGGAAGAAGCTTCCTGTTGGCACTGGATCTTATAGTGTGAGGATGATCCCCTATGAGGATGAAGGCTTCCACTTCCCCTTGAGCACTAATGGAAACATAGAACTGGAAGttgatcaaatgttttacatgGAGGTGCGAACAGAAGGGGTGGATCAGCGCCAGTTTGCCACAGTTCTGGACTCTTGCTGGGCCACGCCAGTCAACCAAGCAAACTATCCTGTCCGCTGGGATCTCATTGCTTCGCA GTGTCCTAATCCAGAAGATGGAACCGTAGAGGTGATTCAGAACGGTGTCTCCACTGTGTCTCGTTTCTCCTTCAGGATGTTCAGCTTCACCAACCACACACAGATTTACTTGCACTGCAGTGTCCACTTGTGTCTTTTGAGAAACAACAACTGCAGAGCT cattgCTACCCGGGTTACCACACTCTATTCAAGAGGGACGTATCTTACCATGACTCTTCAGCTCTGTCAATTGGACCACTGGTGCTTGTGGCACAACCAAACACTG GTGGACTAATCCAAAGAAACGGTGTGAATCGAAAGATATCGACGTCAGATGGTACAGGCCATCTGGCATCAATTGTTACCCTGATTGTCAGTTTGCTGATGACCAGAATTCTGGTCAATTAA